A window of the Xenopus laevis strain J_2021 chromosome 9_10L, Xenopus_laevis_v10.1, whole genome shotgun sequence genome harbors these coding sequences:
- the prr35.L gene encoding uncharacterized protein prr35.L, which yields MSKDEEGGCKLSSACKHKERKPKKPHYIPRPWGKPYNYKCFQCPFTCMEKSHLYNHMKYSLCKNSLSLLIESDWPYKKSNFLIPEMHIVQEPQLDGSSERQEVCDSTGSNTIRTREAVQKASANMPNFQDEEEEREEDEEEVSGQSQKEKAKSLEPLPISPCKGDANTSMTGLKSKKERLVKEGEPEFIITKVFSLEGQSDKEREDHRLSKAPRKLLNNVGGARSEHWKLLSNAVKKGGPEIQAGCAGANIIPCYPPSTYTDYQEHQGLSLLGINYPLNTSLFSYLSPTVSSSSAQLPFLASTAQLMQPASQFQTFHNTERSSFLPRFYYPLLFEHAFNTADNKMVAGKPASTTQVPGHMSYMPTPKAKTQVETPKICQHKSSETKSNISWGPSDKVSKQMSHHKVTQNEEEKWASLTARDILQHQKTSGSYIAPLSSIHGSSISQKGAEDGSFWSTARYLKRKVWLQRDEQEATMGQTALCDQQAQNLQNSNSCSPTAAPPVWHEKISVMEPTSCKRRRESEATTGILSPKSENTSLLIGDLSRTLEEYGKMERKLSNLASEDSGRQKALVEQLGKIRLELLHIHHTLEKTSCPYEGPLDLSIKRAEDVDMVGADKTAPGDLVTPPLSDCPSKQLVKVELLPPELATCYVRPTKCEADSSVLLCPDGRSGGPGIVQTHISIQDEGASANIGFSKEQKQVCENV from the exons ATGTCTAAAGACGAAGAAGGGGGTTGTAAGCTGAGCTCAGCCTGCAAGCACAAAGAACGCAAGCCCAAGAAACCTCATTATATTCCACGGCCATGGGGAAAGCCTTATAATTATAAGTGCTTTCAGTGCCCATTTACCTGTATGGAGAAGTCACACCTATACAACCACATGAAGTACAGTCTGTGCAAGAACTCCTTATCCCTGCTAATAGAATCCGACTGGCCTTACAAGAAGAGTAATTTTCTTATCCCTGAAATGCACATTGTTCAAGAGCCCCAGCTGGATGGCAGCTCAGAGAGACAAGAGGTGTGTGATTCAACTGGGTCTAACACTATTAGAACCAGAGAAGCTGTTCAGAAAGCATCTGCCAATATGCCAAATTTCCAGGATGaggaagaagagagagaggaagatGAGGAGGAAGTATCAGGCCAAAGTCAGAAAGAAAAGGCCAAAAGTTTAGAACCTTTGCCGATAAGCCCATGCAAGGGTGATGCTAACACCAGTATGACAGGGTTAAAGAGTAAAAAAGAGAGGTTGGTCAAGGAAGGAGAGCCTGAGTTTATCATTACTAAAGTGTTCTCTTTAGAGGGACAGAGTGATAAGGAAAGAGAAGACCACAGACTATCCAAGGCTCCCAGAAAACTTTTAAATAATGTAGGTGGGGCTCGGTCTGAACATTGGAAGCTGCTCTCCAACGCAGTTAAAAAGGGTGGGCCAGAGATACAAGCAGGCTGTGCTGGGGCCAATATCATTCCTTGCTACCCACCATCAACATATACAGACTACCAGGAACACCAGGGACTGTCACTTCTGGGCATCAACTACCCATTAAATACCAGCCTCTTCTCATATTTAAGCCCGACGGTGTCAAGCAGCTCAGCACAGCTTCCATTCTTAGCCTCAACAGCCCAGCTCATGCAACCTGCCTCCCAATTCCAAACATTTCACAACACAGAGAGGTCATCTTTCCTCCCCAGGTTCTACTATCCATTGCTATTTGAGCACGCATTTAATACTGCTGACAACAAAATGGTTGCAGGAAAGCCAGCGAGCACCACCCAAGTTCCAGGACACATGTCCTATATGCCAACTCCAAAGGCAAAGACGCAAGTGGAAACTCCTAAAATATGCCAGCACAAATCGTCAGAGACCAAAAGCAACATTTCTTGGGGCCCCAGTGACAAGGTATCAAAGCAAATGTCTCATCACAAAGTAACACAGAATGAAGAAGAAAAATGGGCATCCCTAACAGCAAGAGACATTCTCCAACATCAAAAGACATCTGGAAGCTATATAGCCCCCCTTTCAAGCATACATGGAAGCTCCATATCTCAAAAAGGGGCAGAAGATGGTTCTTTTTGGAGTACTGCAAGGTATTTGAAGAGAAAGGTCTGGCTCCAGAGAGATGAACAAGAGGCAACTATGGGCCAGACAGCACTGTGTGACCAGCAAGCCCAGAACCTTCAGAACAG CAACTCTTGCTCACCCACTGCTGCGCCTCCTGTTTGGCACGAAAAAATCTCTGTGATGGAACCAACTTCTTGCAAAAGGAGAAGAGAATCAGAGGCCACCACAGGCATCTTATCACCAAAGAGTGAGAATACTTCACTGCTAATTGGAGACCTGTCCAGGACTCTGGAGGAATATGGGAAGATGGAAAGGAAGCTGTCTAACCTGGCATCTGAGGATAGTGGTCGTCAGAAAGCTCTGGTGGAACAACTTGGCAAAATACGCCTTGAATTGCTGCACATCCACCATACCCTAGAGAAAACATCCTGCCCGTATGAAGGACCTTTAGATCTCTCCATTAAGAGGGCAGAGGATGTGGATATGGTGGGGGCAGACAAGACAGCACCAGGTGACTTAGTGACCCCACCACTTTCTGATTGCCCGTCCAAGCAACTGGTGAAAGTGGAACTGTTGCCACCAGAGTTGGCTACCTGCTATGTCCGTCCAACCAAGTGTGAAGCAGATTCCAGCGTACTCCTGTGCCCTGATGGCAGAAGTGGGGGTCCTGGCATAGTCCAAACACATATATCTATACAGGATGAGGGTGCCAGTGCTAATATAGGATTTAGCAAAGAGCAAAAGCAGGTGTGTGAAAATGTGTAA